One window of the Candidatus Neomarinimicrobiota bacterium genome contains the following:
- a CDS encoding DUF2953 domain-containing protein yields the protein MVNAIVLVLAFLALLVGLSLLSWSFKFEGKVTQRNDSLDYSATVCLGGRKMGVSLDYRKGLRYLIWGPVQKPFVRIRLGTGKRDKRRKAIGKSSLKESWNKIGSLHLRKLTGQIWKSVKWESFQVKGEFGLGNPFATGQAFAIVMAIRGLIPQSVGTVEVTPDFTRKKLSFDCYTTFRTRPAVLAWRVGSLFLTRSH from the coding sequence ATGGTGAACGCAATTGTTCTAGTTCTGGCCTTTCTTGCCCTTCTCGTGGGACTGTCACTCCTCTCCTGGAGCTTCAAGTTTGAAGGGAAAGTCACTCAGCGCAACGACTCGCTGGACTACTCCGCCACCGTTTGCCTCGGGGGCAGAAAAATGGGGGTTTCGCTCGACTATCGCAAGGGACTCCGCTACCTCATCTGGGGACCGGTCCAGAAGCCGTTTGTGAGAATAAGACTGGGAACCGGGAAACGGGACAAGAGAAGAAAGGCAATAGGAAAGAGTTCCCTCAAGGAGAGCTGGAACAAGATAGGATCTCTCCATTTAAGAAAGTTAACAGGGCAAATCTGGAAATCCGTGAAATGGGAATCATTCCAGGTGAAAGGGGAATTCGGTCTCGGTAATCCCTTTGCCACGGGGCAGGCATTCGCCATCGTCATGGCAATCAGGGGCCTGATCCCGCAATCCGTAGGAACAGTTGAGGTGACACCCGATTTCACCCGGAAGAAACTCAGTTTTGACTGTTACACCACCTTCCGGACGAGACCCGCAGTTCTCGCCTGGAGAGTGGGCTCACTATTCCTCACGCGAAGCCATTAA
- a CDS encoding DUF1302 family protein, producing the protein MTLLAVPLTLLYGEIDFAGYYQNWTALRLRQDPDFMLLRNRLRLDTQIRQESLRGFVSLDLRNDMESGETDFEITLREAYIDLYFERTDLRIGKQQVVWGKADGLFINDIVCPLDMRWFLLQDFDNIRTGLTMIRADVYLGDWTFEGLWIPEFEPWKFAAQGSDWEFGFALPDTIFFGPEVVNIFHLAEPQPPESSLENSEVGVKVSTFMWGADLAFLVLDGFNDHPAAELDSIVVSNGSRIDSYLTPRYRRSRMYGLNFSRTAGPALVRGEMGYYTDRRFPSPADISFSSVSDYFQGMVGLDFTGPFKVAISVQGIRQQILDHTPDMIEDEIHDLATVVVRGSFWRETATAFLLGIFDPAEKGGLARILFDYSWVDGLSLSVGTDLLWGDETSIFGQFDPNDNLFFKVRYYF; encoded by the coding sequence TTGACTCTTCTGGCAGTTCCTCTCACGCTTCTGTACGGGGAGATCGACTTTGCCGGTTATTACCAGAACTGGACAGCCCTTCGTCTTCGTCAAGATCCTGATTTTATGCTCCTGAGAAATCGCTTGAGGCTGGATACTCAAATCCGTCAGGAGTCTCTCAGGGGATTCGTCTCACTGGACCTGAGAAATGATATGGAAAGCGGAGAAACTGACTTCGAGATCACGCTGAGGGAAGCGTATATAGACCTCTATTTTGAACGGACGGATCTGAGGATAGGAAAGCAGCAGGTGGTGTGGGGAAAGGCCGACGGTCTGTTCATCAACGATATTGTATGTCCCCTGGACATGCGATGGTTTCTTTTGCAGGATTTTGACAACATCCGCACGGGTCTTACCATGATCAGAGCGGATGTCTATCTTGGCGACTGGACGTTCGAAGGTCTCTGGATTCCCGAATTCGAGCCGTGGAAGTTTGCCGCTCAGGGGAGTGACTGGGAGTTTGGATTCGCACTTCCGGACACAATATTTTTCGGCCCTGAGGTGGTTAACATCTTCCATCTGGCGGAGCCTCAGCCTCCCGAATCGTCCCTGGAAAACTCTGAGGTCGGTGTAAAAGTTTCCACATTTATGTGGGGCGCAGACCTCGCTTTTCTCGTTCTGGATGGGTTTAACGATCATCCCGCGGCGGAATTAGACAGTATCGTGGTTTCCAATGGGAGCAGAATCGATTCCTACCTCACCCCTCGATACCGTCGTTCGAGAATGTACGGTCTCAACTTTTCACGAACTGCGGGACCCGCGTTAGTAAGAGGTGAAATGGGATACTACACCGACAGACGCTTCCCCAGCCCTGCGGACATTTCGTTTTCCTCCGTCAGTGACTATTTCCAGGGAATGGTGGGACTGGATTTCACGGGACCGTTCAAGGTCGCCATTTCGGTTCAAGGGATTCGTCAGCAGATTCTTGACCATACTCCGGACATGATCGAAGACGAGATCCATGACCTGGCAACTGTGGTGGTGAGAGGTTCTTTCTGGCGGGAAACGGCCACGGCCTTTCTACTGGGGATTTTTGATCCCGCAGAAAAGGGGGGACTGGCGAGAATCTTGTTTGACTACAGCTGGGTGGACGGCCTCTCGTTGAGTGTCGGTACCGATCTGTTATGGGGCGACGAGACTTCCATATTCGGTCAATTTGACCCCAATGACAACCTTTTCTTCAAAGTGAGGTATTATTTTTAG
- a CDS encoding spore germination protein GerW family protein yields MAVAELIKNVMGEIEKVMQTRTVVGDPISAGEFIVIPVSKVSFGFGAGGGGSEEKSKGGSGEGVGGGWSIEPMAFFVVGEEGARLYSIRHEESVVGRLIDMAPKVAEKVKDFVEKKGESRSEESSSD; encoded by the coding sequence ATGGCAGTCGCAGAGCTTATCAAGAACGTTATGGGAGAAATAGAGAAGGTCATGCAAACCCGCACTGTCGTGGGGGATCCCATTAGTGCGGGTGAGTTTATTGTCATCCCCGTCTCGAAGGTCAGCTTCGGTTTCGGAGCGGGAGGGGGAGGCAGCGAAGAAAAATCGAAGGGAGGCTCCGGCGAAGGGGTTGGCGGAGGGTGGAGTATTGAACCGATGGCGTTCTTCGTTGTAGGAGAAGAAGGGGCAAGACTCTATTCCATCAGGCACGAAGAGAGTGTTGTGGGAAGACTCATCGATATGGCCCCAAAGGTGGCGGAGAAGGTGAAGGACTTTGTGGAGAAAAAGGGAGAGTCCAGGTCTGAGGAGTCGTCCTCGGACTAA
- a CDS encoding outer membrane lipoprotein-sorting protein yields MKVAILYILLASYLPGQMTGREIMEKVDIHPEPEDMVSTTTMTLIKTVGEREKRRMREVTRYQKFYPEGEFSSKSLVRFLKPPDVEGTGFLLWEYREPGKDDDQWLYLPALKKVKRIVARQKSESFMGTDFTYEDLARREIDEDTYELIGEEVAFDRDCYKVEAIPREKGSNYSKTIVLVSKDQWLVRKVEYYDRKGRLLKILEIPEIRKDGAYWTTRNLVMENVQKSHRTVLDVSDVTYDSGIDDHFFTERFLKRSR; encoded by the coding sequence ATGAAGGTCGCGATTCTCTACATTCTTCTTGCATCTTACCTGCCGGGTCAGATGACGGGCCGTGAGATCATGGAAAAGGTCGATATCCACCCTGAGCCTGAGGATATGGTCTCCACCACAACAATGACGCTCATCAAAACAGTCGGTGAGCGCGAAAAAAGGCGCATGCGGGAAGTCACTCGCTATCAGAAGTTCTATCCGGAGGGGGAATTCTCTTCAAAATCCCTCGTCCGTTTTCTCAAACCCCCGGACGTGGAGGGTACCGGATTTCTCCTGTGGGAATACCGTGAGCCCGGAAAGGATGACGACCAATGGCTTTACCTGCCGGCCCTGAAAAAGGTTAAGAGAATAGTTGCCAGGCAGAAGTCCGAGAGTTTCATGGGAACCGACTTCACGTATGAAGATCTGGCCCGACGGGAAATCGATGAGGACACCTATGAACTCATCGGGGAAGAAGTGGCTTTTGACAGGGATTGCTACAAGGTGGAGGCGATACCCAGAGAAAAAGGTTCGAACTATTCGAAAACGATTGTCCTGGTGAGCAAGGACCAGTGGCTTGTGCGGAAAGTGGAGTACTACGACAGAAAAGGGAGATTGCTCAAAATCCTGGAGATTCCCGAAATTCGAAAGGACGGCGCTTACTGGACGACTCGAAACCTGGTTATGGAAAACGTTCAAAAATCCCACAGGACTGTACTCGATGTATCTGATGTGACTTATGATTCGGGGATAGATGACCATTTTTTCACGGAGCGGTTCCTGAAGAGAAGCAGGTAG
- a CDS encoding PhoH family protein has translation MKKTIELHGIDAVAIAGVADANLKILEESFPCSIFLRGTTVQLEGEQSHVSQMEEVLHEMMKTYARKNDLAEGDVRSLVALISRGDHIREEEPEPVVLYTQHGTISPRTKGQREYYDQVSINDIAFAIGPAGTGKTYLAVAFAVAAHKNREVKRIILSRPAVEAGERLGFLPGDLREKIDPYLAPLYDALNDMLPAETLKSLMSKRVIEVIPLAYMRGRTLDNAFVILDEAQNCSAMQMKMFLTRLGPNCRAIITGDVTQIDLPPTEESGLLQAERILKGIDGIAFVYTSAEDVVRHKLVKDIIRAYHKVRDVEEDRDG, from the coding sequence ATGAAAAAAACGATTGAACTCCATGGAATCGACGCCGTTGCAATCGCCGGTGTGGCCGACGCCAATCTCAAAATCCTCGAAGAATCTTTCCCTTGCAGTATCTTCCTCCGGGGAACGACTGTCCAGCTTGAGGGCGAACAATCCCACGTTTCCCAGATGGAGGAAGTCCTCCATGAAATGATGAAGACGTACGCAAGAAAGAATGATCTCGCTGAAGGTGATGTGCGGTCGCTCGTGGCACTCATCTCCAGGGGTGATCACATTCGCGAGGAGGAGCCGGAACCCGTTGTTCTCTACACCCAACATGGTACCATCTCTCCCCGTACGAAGGGTCAAAGAGAGTACTACGACCAGGTAAGCATCAATGATATAGCCTTTGCCATCGGTCCTGCGGGAACGGGCAAGACTTACCTGGCGGTCGCTTTCGCGGTAGCCGCTCACAAGAATCGCGAGGTGAAACGCATCATCCTGTCGAGGCCGGCGGTGGAGGCGGGGGAGAGGCTCGGATTCCTTCCCGGGGACCTCCGTGAGAAGATTGATCCATACCTGGCGCCGCTGTACGATGCGTTGAACGACATGCTTCCGGCAGAGACGTTAAAATCCCTTATGTCAAAAAGAGTCATAGAGGTCATCCCACTCGCTTACATGCGAGGCCGCACGTTGGACAACGCTTTCGTAATTCTCGATGAAGCCCAGAACTGCTCTGCCATGCAGATGAAAATGTTCTTGACGCGCCTGGGCCCAAACTGCAGGGCAATCATAACCGGGGACGTAACCCAGATCGATCTTCCTCCCACGGAGGAATCGGGTCTCCTTCAGGCCGAGCGTATCCTGAAGGGGATTGACGGAATCGCGTTCGTCTACACCAGTGCGGAGGACGTGGTTCGTCATAAGCTGGTGAAGGATATTATCCGGGCGTACCATAAGGTTAGAGACGTGGAAGAGGATCGAGATGGATGA
- a CDS encoding MMPL family transporter encodes MSKIVDWCLKYPRTVTASAILITVLFGWKIPSIRMNPDIKAMIPQDFPQVVALNQLDSLFGGSEILVVAVESDSVLVPGTLAKFESMHRELEDILTVDRVLSLYSAKEVVSSTGGFEVTDILQEIPQSAEEISALKTRIKSNDLVFGNLVSEDFRSLSFLLMLSASLELDDQRLKEEITELISEYRGPENVYVAGLPFTRAAIVEGMQHDLRKFLPYGIFLMIVLLALSFRSWMGVFLPLMVVAMSIIWTFGLMALLKVEFVFINVLIPVMLIAVANDYGIHMIAHYFENFKRKVFVRREPNIRETTLSLHRPIFLAGITTIIGFLSLLGHILPPAKKVGLLAAFGILVAFVLSLTFVPAGLRLLRIPPWIAEGGQDEKLNSWLAAWGRFFVRRRRPVLAVSLVMMVLSAVKIPTLTIDTDPIHYYREGAEIRVNNERISELFGGSTQLSLVVNGDIKDPEVLKRMKDISDFLESRPFVSQSVSIVDQIEKMNEAWNEGDPIFRTIPEERAVVAAYLELFSMQAGDEEIERLVDIWGDSEHPEGFRHAQVIATINRISSAEVLNLIREVDAYVGDKYTREEVSQVTGAASLMGVLTDLIARGQIRSLVLSIVMVFLVTALVFRSIQAGIYNIIPLGGAVVVVFGLMSLLKIELNVATSMLTGILIGVGIDYTIHFLWHYRANIRRGKSAEDAVIATLTTSGKGIIFNAFSVMVGFVVLLISGFLPIYFFGFVIIFSIGICLFGALAILPALVVGLRPKFLFQGPKDDA; translated from the coding sequence ATGTCGAAGATCGTTGACTGGTGTCTGAAATATCCGAGGACGGTGACCGCTTCGGCAATTCTTATCACTGTCCTTTTTGGTTGGAAGATTCCATCCATCAGGATGAATCCTGACATAAAAGCCATGATTCCACAGGACTTTCCTCAGGTGGTAGCTCTAAACCAATTGGACAGTCTCTTTGGGGGAAGCGAAATTCTTGTGGTGGCGGTTGAATCCGATTCCGTTCTGGTCCCGGGTACGCTGGCAAAATTCGAGAGTATGCACAGGGAGCTGGAAGACATTCTGACCGTGGACCGGGTACTCTCGCTCTATTCCGCGAAAGAGGTCGTAAGCTCCACCGGTGGATTTGAGGTGACCGATATCCTTCAGGAGATTCCTCAAAGTGCTGAGGAGATCAGCGCTCTGAAAACCAGAATCAAGTCCAACGACCTGGTCTTCGGCAATCTGGTTTCAGAAGACTTCAGGAGTCTCTCGTTCCTTCTGATGCTATCGGCCAGCCTTGAACTGGATGACCAGAGGCTGAAAGAGGAAATCACAGAGCTGATTTCTGAGTATCGAGGTCCCGAGAACGTCTACGTGGCGGGTTTGCCTTTCACGCGGGCAGCCATTGTGGAGGGGATGCAGCATGACCTGAGGAAGTTTTTGCCCTACGGAATATTCCTCATGATCGTGCTCCTGGCGTTAAGTTTTCGGAGCTGGATGGGTGTTTTTCTCCCTTTGATGGTCGTGGCCATGTCAATAATCTGGACTTTCGGACTGATGGCACTCTTGAAGGTTGAGTTCGTTTTCATCAATGTCCTGATTCCTGTCATGCTCATAGCCGTTGCCAACGACTACGGCATACACATGATCGCCCACTACTTTGAAAACTTCAAGAGGAAGGTGTTTGTCAGGAGAGAGCCAAACATTCGGGAGACGACACTGAGTCTTCACCGCCCCATATTTCTTGCGGGCATCACAACGATCATAGGTTTTCTCAGCCTGCTGGGGCACATTCTTCCTCCGGCCAAAAAGGTGGGACTTCTGGCGGCATTTGGAATCCTGGTGGCCTTTGTACTCAGCTTAACCTTTGTTCCAGCGGGACTGCGCCTTTTGCGAATTCCTCCCTGGATTGCCGAAGGGGGCCAGGACGAGAAATTGAACAGTTGGCTCGCTGCATGGGGCCGGTTCTTCGTCCGGCGCCGGCGTCCCGTTCTTGCGGTGAGTCTGGTGATGATGGTCCTTTCCGCCGTGAAGATCCCTACGTTAACTATCGATACGGATCCCATACACTACTACCGGGAGGGAGCCGAGATTCGTGTGAATAACGAAAGAATCAGCGAACTGTTCGGCGGCTCAACCCAGCTTTCCCTTGTGGTGAATGGAGATATCAAGGATCCGGAAGTTCTCAAGAGGATGAAGGATATCTCTGACTTCCTGGAAAGCAGACCTTTTGTCAGTCAGTCCGTGTCAATCGTCGACCAGATTGAGAAAATGAACGAAGCGTGGAATGAGGGTGATCCCATCTTCCGAACTATTCCAGAGGAGCGGGCAGTGGTGGCAGCCTACTTGGAACTTTTTTCCATGCAGGCGGGAGATGAGGAGATTGAGCGGCTGGTCGATATATGGGGTGACTCAGAGCATCCCGAAGGGTTCCGGCACGCCCAGGTAATCGCCACGATCAATAGAATCAGCTCAGCCGAGGTTCTCAACCTGATTCGTGAAGTGGATGCCTACGTCGGTGACAAATACACCCGTGAAGAGGTCTCCCAGGTGACCGGTGCAGCTTCCCTCATGGGAGTCCTGACAGATCTCATCGCCCGTGGCCAGATCCGGAGTCTGGTTCTTTCCATTGTAATGGTCTTCCTTGTGACGGCTCTCGTGTTCAGATCCATTCAGGCAGGGATTTACAATATCATTCCCCTCGGAGGAGCTGTGGTCGTTGTCTTCGGCCTTATGTCATTGTTGAAGATTGAGTTGAACGTTGCTACCAGCATGCTGACAGGGATTCTCATAGGCGTTGGAATCGACTACACCATCCATTTTCTCTGGCACTATCGAGCTAATATCCGGCGTGGAAAGTCGGCTGAAGATGCCGTCATAGCCACGTTGACAACCTCCGGCAAGGGCATCATCTTTAACGCATTTTCAGTCATGGTTGGATTTGTCGTTCTGCTTATTTCAGGATTCCTGCCTATATATTTTTTTGGTTTCGTCATCATATTCTCTATCGGGATCTGTCTGTTCGGTGCCCTGGCGATCCTCCCTGCTCTTGTTGTAGGATTGAGACCCAAATTCCTGTTTCAGGGACCAAAGGATGATGCGTAG
- a CDS encoding sodium:solute symporter family protein translates to MNGAIHPADLSIVVLYFVILMGVGIFRSKRRPEGEKDYLLVGRKLSLLPFTASLVATWYGGILGVGEFTYLYGLSSWIVFGLPYYVFALMFAFFLASRIRSTGQTTIPDRFYPRYGRIPGILSSVYVMILSSPAPYILSVSLILQLLFGIGLLPALLISTLFSLVYIYHGGFRSVIRTDLFQFVLMFIGFGVVAALSAMKFGGFSFLKESVPRLHLTWTGSHSTFYILVWFFIALWTFVDPGFYQRCAAAESPATAKRGILLSIGFWAIFDFLTLSTGLYARAILPGLQNPMMAIPSLGLEILPPVLMGLFFAGILSTIMSTVDSLGFISAITFGRDIMWRNRPGGQDSVRWTKIGLVVTGALSLLLAWFLPSVVKLWYAIGSIAVPGLLIPFLTTFRRKTVPGMKWLMSLPAGISLAWFLAGVISGGESPAYPLGIEPFYPGLAVSIVGSAVSELIRRG, encoded by the coding sequence GTGAACGGGGCAATCCACCCGGCCGACCTGAGCATCGTTGTCCTCTATTTTGTCATCTTGATGGGGGTTGGCATATTCCGGTCAAAACGGCGACCGGAAGGAGAAAAGGATTATCTGCTCGTTGGCAGAAAGCTCAGTCTGCTCCCCTTCACGGCTTCCCTCGTAGCCACCTGGTATGGGGGCATTCTCGGGGTGGGGGAGTTCACCTATCTCTACGGACTCTCCAGCTGGATTGTCTTCGGTTTACCGTACTACGTTTTCGCACTTATGTTCGCCTTTTTCCTCGCCTCCCGGATCCGTTCAACAGGGCAGACCACAATACCGGATCGTTTCTATCCTCGCTACGGACGGATCCCTGGCATCCTCAGTTCCGTCTATGTGATGATTCTCTCATCTCCCGCTCCATACATTTTGAGTGTCAGTCTTATACTTCAGCTCCTGTTCGGCATTGGCCTGCTTCCCGCACTCTTGATTTCCACGCTTTTCAGCCTTGTCTATATCTACCACGGGGGTTTCCGTTCGGTCATCCGGACAGATCTGTTTCAATTCGTACTCATGTTTATCGGCTTCGGGGTGGTAGCAGCGCTTTCAGCCATGAAGTTTGGAGGATTCTCTTTTCTCAAGGAATCCGTGCCACGGCTACATTTGACCTGGACCGGTAGCCACTCCACATTCTACATCCTCGTATGGTTCTTCATCGCCCTGTGGACCTTTGTGGATCCGGGGTTCTATCAGCGATGTGCGGCGGCAGAATCACCCGCCACGGCGAAGAGGGGAATTCTACTTTCCATCGGTTTCTGGGCCATTTTTGACTTCCTGACTCTTTCCACCGGACTGTATGCTCGAGCCATATTGCCGGGACTCCAAAACCCCATGATGGCCATTCCTTCTCTGGGACTGGAAATCCTTCCCCCGGTGCTCATGGGTCTCTTCTTCGCCGGTATCCTCTCCACCATCATGTCCACCGTAGATTCCCTTGGCTTCATCAGCGCCATTACCTTTGGGCGCGACATCATGTGGCGAAACCGACCCGGGGGACAGGACTCGGTCCGGTGGACGAAAATAGGACTGGTAGTAACAGGAGCGCTTTCTCTCCTCCTCGCATGGTTTCTACCATCTGTCGTTAAGCTATGGTATGCCATTGGGAGCATAGCGGTGCCCGGACTTCTCATTCCTTTCCTCACAACGTTTCGCAGGAAAACTGTTCCCGGAATGAAGTGGTTGATGAGCCTGCCGGCTGGGATCAGCCTCGCGTGGTTTCTCGCAGGCGTTATTTCAGGAGGAGAATCGCCGGCTTATCCCTTGGGAATAGAGCCCTTTTATCCCGGCCTGGCCGTTTCCATCGTCGGGTCAGCCGTATCGGAACTTATCCGGCGGGGGTAA
- a CDS encoding thiamine diphosphokinase, with product MSSKADREPNVPYPVVVLGDGSFPTHPVPLGKLKSAKTVVCLDGAANRAMEHGFEPSLIIGDMDSFLGNPSQLSVNTIRLESQNTTDLEKALNWCAENDIREITLLGLSGDREDHALAAFLAMKEYFPGLHVAAVTDFFTIHYIEAYREFSAEAGQKVSLLSIPNTSNLTTRGLKFALENEPLGTGGRGISNEVLSGSFSVDVEDGGVFVFIAHPL from the coding sequence ATGTCATCAAAAGCAGATCGAGAGCCTAACGTTCCCTATCCTGTTGTCGTTCTGGGTGACGGGAGTTTCCCCACGCATCCGGTGCCGCTGGGAAAGTTGAAATCGGCCAAAACAGTTGTTTGTCTGGATGGTGCGGCAAACAGAGCGATGGAACACGGTTTCGAGCCTTCCCTCATCATAGGGGATATGGATTCGTTTTTGGGTAACCCGTCCCAGTTGAGCGTAAACACTATCCGGCTGGAAAGTCAGAACACCACTGATCTGGAAAAGGCACTCAATTGGTGTGCGGAAAATGATATCAGGGAGATTACGCTTCTGGGACTCAGCGGCGATCGAGAGGATCACGCGCTGGCCGCTTTTCTTGCCATGAAGGAGTATTTTCCAGGATTGCACGTGGCGGCGGTCACTGACTTTTTTACTATCCACTACATAGAGGCTTACAGAGAATTCTCCGCGGAGGCCGGACAAAAAGTTTCTCTCCTGTCTATTCCCAATACGTCAAACTTGACCACAAGAGGTCTGAAGTTTGCATTAGAAAATGAACCGTTGGGAACGGGTGGACGCGGTATCAGTAACGAGGTCCTGAGCGGTTCATTTTCCGTTGATGTTGAAGACGGAGGGGTGTTCGTTTTTATCGCTCACCCGTTGTGA
- a CDS encoding class I fructose-bisphosphate aldolase, which produces MNLDNLKETARAMVASGKGILAADESFPTIKKRFDQIGVESTEESRRNYRNMLFSVEGIEAYISGVIMFDETVRQSTADRAIPFPEYLSGRGIIPGIKVDKGAKPLAGHSGETITEGLDGLRDRLNDYYEVGARFAKWRAVISIGDGIPSQSCIRNNAQSLARYAALCQEAGLVPIVEPEVLMDGNHAIERSFDVTADVLHAVFDALYEERIALEGMILKPNMVLSGYECTVQASAEEVARKTVECFLEVVPAAVPGICFLSGGQNDVLATRHLNAMNALEGLPKPWKLSFSYGRALQQEALKTWGGNPSRIVAAREAFHHRAKCNGAATLGEYGAEMERQFTPAG; this is translated from the coding sequence ATGAATCTGGATAACCTTAAGGAAACAGCTCGTGCCATGGTGGCGTCAGGAAAAGGGATCCTGGCTGCCGATGAGAGTTTTCCCACCATAAAGAAGCGCTTCGATCAAATCGGGGTGGAGTCGACGGAAGAGAGTCGACGGAACTATCGGAACATGCTATTCTCCGTCGAGGGCATCGAAGCGTACATCAGCGGTGTCATCATGTTCGACGAGACGGTTCGGCAGTCAACGGCTGACAGAGCAATCCCATTCCCGGAATATCTTTCCGGCAGAGGTATCATTCCGGGAATCAAGGTGGATAAAGGGGCCAAGCCTTTGGCGGGACACTCGGGTGAAACAATAACTGAGGGATTGGACGGTCTACGGGATCGATTGAACGACTACTACGAGGTAGGGGCAAGGTTCGCCAAATGGAGGGCCGTTATCTCCATCGGAGACGGAATCCCATCGCAATCGTGCATCCGAAATAATGCCCAGAGCCTGGCCCGTTATGCGGCCCTCTGCCAGGAAGCGGGCCTGGTCCCCATCGTTGAACCAGAAGTCCTTATGGACGGGAACCACGCGATTGAGAGAAGTTTTGATGTGACCGCAGATGTGTTGCATGCCGTTTTTGATGCCCTCTACGAAGAGCGGATTGCTTTAGAGGGAATGATCTTGAAACCCAATATGGTTCTATCGGGCTACGAATGTACCGTCCAGGCGTCTGCTGAAGAGGTGGCCAGGAAGACAGTGGAATGCTTTCTCGAGGTGGTGCCCGCTGCGGTACCGGGGATCTGCTTTCTGTCCGGGGGACAGAACGACGTCCTTGCCACGCGGCATCTCAATGCCATGAATGCGCTGGAAGGCCTCCCAAAGCCCTGGAAACTGAGCTTCTCATACGGTCGCGCTCTCCAACAGGAGGCCTTGAAAACCTGGGGTGGCAATCCGTCCAGAATTGTGGCCGCCCGAGAGGCCTTCCATCACCGGGCAAAATGTAACGGCGCAGCGACTCTTGGAGAGTACGGTGCGGAGATGGAGAGGCAATTTACCCCCGCCGGATAA
- a CDS encoding thiolase family protein, protein MDEFREVVIAGATRTPVGAFQGSLSSIPAPRLGAQVIREALARARVPGDAVDEVIMGNVLTAGLGQAPARQAAIYSGLSHKVECLTINKMCGSGLKAVMLAVQAIQTADSDVIVAGGMENMTRAPYLLPGARSGFRLGHGEVQDSAILDGLWDVYNDKHMGSCAESCARKYHFTRKEQDAYARESYERALKAQKDGSFEREITGVEIRDGKGKVNIVSEDDEPNRSDFGKMERLKPAFEEGGTVTAANASKINDGAAAMVVLAREKAEELGIALMGRIVAQASVAQEPEWFTTAPVGAIRKVLKKAGLDLSDIDLFEINEAFALVAMAALEELNLEADRVNIHGGAVALGHPIGASGARILVTLLHAMESRDVHRGVAAICIGGGEASAVIVERS, encoded by the coding sequence ATGGATGAGTTCAGGGAGGTCGTAATTGCGGGAGCAACGCGAACACCCGTAGGCGCCTTTCAGGGTTCCCTGAGTTCCATCCCTGCACCGCGTCTTGGGGCACAGGTCATCCGGGAGGCTTTGGCCAGGGCTAGGGTACCCGGAGACGCGGTGGATGAGGTGATCATGGGAAATGTTCTAACGGCAGGTCTTGGGCAGGCTCCCGCACGCCAAGCCGCCATCTATTCCGGACTTTCCCACAAGGTGGAATGTCTCACCATCAACAAAATGTGCGGCTCAGGGTTAAAGGCGGTTATGCTCGCCGTTCAGGCCATTCAGACGGCCGATTCGGATGTCATTGTGGCGGGCGGAATGGAGAATATGACAAGGGCACCCTATCTGTTGCCCGGGGCACGATCCGGCTTCCGTCTTGGGCACGGAGAAGTTCAGGACAGTGCAATCCTCGACGGTTTATGGGATGTGTACAACGACAAGCATATGGGAAGCTGTGCCGAAAGCTGCGCGAGGAAATACCACTTTACAAGAAAGGAACAGGACGCCTATGCCCGGGAGTCTTACGAACGGGCTCTAAAGGCGCAGAAAGACGGCTCCTTTGAGCGTGAAATAACCGGCGTGGAAATCAGGGACGGAAAGGGAAAGGTGAATATCGTCTCTGAAGACGACGAACCCAACCGGTCAGATTTTGGGAAAATGGAAAGGCTGAAGCCCGCCTTCGAGGAAGGGGGAACGGTCACTGCGGCGAATGCCTCGAAAATTAATGACGGTGCTGCGGCAATGGTCGTGCTCGCCAGAGAGAAAGCGGAGGAGCTGGGCATAGCTCTCATGGGGAGGATCGTAGCCCAGGCGTCCGTTGCCCAGGAACCGGAATGGTTCACCACCGCCCCCGTCGGTGCCATCCGGAAGGTACTGAAAAAGGCGGGGCTGGACCTGTCAGACATCGATTTGTTTGAGATCAATGAGGCTTTCGCTCTGGTGGCCATGGCCGCTTTGGAAGAACTCAATTTGGAGGCCGACAGGGTGAACATCCACGGCGGGGCGGTGGCCCTGGGGCATCCCATAGGTGCCAGCGGGGCGAGGATACTTGTTACTCTCCTCCACGCCATGGAATCGAGGGACGTACACCGTGGTGTGGCGGCGATCTGTATCGGCGGTGGGGAGGCTTCCGCCGTAATTGTTGAAAGGTCATAG